The Chitinophagales bacterium genome contains a region encoding:
- a CDS encoding peptidylprolyl isomerase — translation MKRTLIVMALLLATFFTHAQAPENATLFTIGNEKVSKDEFVKVYQKTNVSGEADFSEKSLRDYLDLYINFRLKVKEARDMKLDTTAAVLNEFKTYRSKLTPSYMYDTAVVREAYKRLQTDVHVEHILVKLDPNASPADTLKAYKKISAWRKLLVSGKKNFNTLAADSSSDPTAKDNKGDLGWITAMQVIYPFESAAYNTKPGTISLPVRTRFGYHLIQTMETRPSRGTVTVAHLFIKVPNNATDEDKQKAKSRIDSLSGVIKNGGNWDELVKQFSQDKTSSANGGKLSPFGTGQMVAEFENAAFSLKNPGDISAPVQTKFGWHIIKLIEKKPMGSYESMKDDIRKKVENGTWSEYSKQAFINKLKKDYKYKEIPGTKDELRQRMDSSLLKGNWSDTLCRGMVTPMFALADANYKPGIKPFRQNDFADFIVKNQRKYMNLGGIDNMYNKLYDQYVAASVTAYEDERLEAKYPAFNDLMDEYMNGILLFDLASEKVWTKAVEDTVGLKEFYEAHKTNYMGQERAQVTTFTAKNQAVADQLSKYLEKGTANETILSKINKKDPDNLTILTEEFEKGKDSEIEKLGWEAGKTYTVKSDSSIRILKVNQLLPPAPKPLGEVKGYVVADYQESLEKTWITDLRRKYPVSVNEQVFQSMVKK, via the coding sequence ATGAAACGTACGTTAATCGTAATGGCGCTCCTCCTCGCCACCTTTTTTACTCATGCACAAGCTCCTGAAAACGCCACCCTGTTCACTATCGGAAATGAGAAAGTATCGAAAGATGAATTTGTGAAGGTGTACCAGAAGACCAATGTAAGCGGCGAAGCTGATTTCAGCGAAAAATCGTTACGCGACTATCTCGATTTATATATCAACTTCCGTTTGAAAGTAAAGGAAGCGCGTGATATGAAACTCGATACCACCGCCGCAGTGCTGAATGAATTCAAAACATACCGCAGCAAACTGACGCCCTCTTACATGTATGATACGGCCGTTGTCCGCGAAGCCTATAAACGGCTGCAGACCGATGTGCATGTTGAACACATCCTCGTAAAGCTGGATCCGAATGCTTCCCCTGCCGATACCTTAAAAGCATACAAGAAGATTTCCGCCTGGAGAAAGTTATTGGTAAGCGGAAAGAAGAACTTTAATACCCTTGCTGCAGATTCTTCCAGTGATCCTACGGCAAAAGACAACAAGGGCGACCTCGGATGGATTACAGCCATGCAGGTGATCTATCCGTTTGAATCCGCGGCGTACAATACTAAACCCGGCACTATCAGTTTGCCGGTACGTACCCGTTTCGGCTATCACCTCATTCAGACAATGGAAACACGGCCATCCCGCGGAACCGTTACCGTTGCGCATCTTTTTATTAAGGTGCCGAACAATGCAACCGATGAAGACAAGCAAAAGGCGAAGAGCAGGATTGATTCCTTATCAGGTGTGATTAAGAACGGCGGAAACTGGGATGAACTGGTGAAACAGTTTTCGCAGGATAAAACTTCATCGGCCAATGGCGGCAAACTGTCTCCGTTCGGCACCGGACAAATGGTAGCCGAATTTGAGAATGCCGCATTCAGTCTGAAAAATCCCGGTGATATCTCTGCGCCGGTACAAACGAAGTTCGGCTGGCACATTATCAAGCTGATTGAAAAGAAACCGATGGGCAGCTACGAATCGATGAAGGATGACATCCGCAAAAAAGTGGAAAACGGAACCTGGTCGGAGTATTCAAAACAGGCTTTCATCAATAAACTCAAAAAGGATTATAAGTACAAAGAAATACCGGGAACAAAAGATGAGCTGCGTCAGCGCATGGACTCCAGCCTGCTGAAAGGCAACTGGAGCGATACCCTCTGCCGCGGCATGGTTACACCCATGTTTGCACTGGCTGATGCAAATTACAAACCCGGCATCAAGCCATTCAGGCAGAATGACTTCGCTGATTTTATTGTGAAGAATCAGCGTAAGTATATGAACCTCGGCGGCATTGACAACATGTACAACAAGCTGTATGACCAATATGTGGCTGCCAGCGTAACAGCCTATGAAGATGAACGGCTGGAAGCAAAGTATCCCGCTTTCAACGACCTGATGGATGAATATATGAACGGCATTCTGCTCTTCGATCTTGCCAGTGAAAAAGTATGGACGAAAGCTGTGGAAGACACTGTGGGACTCAAAGAATTTTACGAGGCGCATAAGACCAACTACATGGGACAGGAACGTGCACAGGTAACCACCTTCACTGCTAAGAATCAGGCTGTGGCCGATCAACTGTCAAAATACCTGGAAAAAGGAACTGCCAACGAGACCATTCTTTCGAAGATAAACAAGAAAGATCCTGATAACCTGACTATCCTGACTGAAGAGTTTGAAAAAGGCAAAGATTCTGAAATTGAAAAGCTGGGATGGGAAGCGGGTAAGACCTATACGGTTAAATCAGATTCTTCCATACGTATTCTTAAAGTGAATCAATTGCTCCCACCCGCACCCAAACCTCTGGGCGAAGTGAAAGGGTACGTAGTAGCCGACTACCAGGAATCTCTGGAGAAAACATGGATCACCGACCTTCGCAGAAAATATCCTGTATCCGTTAATGAGCAGGTCTTTCAGTCGATGGTGAAAAAATAA
- the rlmD gene encoding 23S rRNA (uracil(1939)-C(5))-methyltransferase RlmD yields MNNKESITIQLAVSAFANEGKCIAHHDGKVVFVKGAVPGESVKARITKNKKDWMEADVVEILEPSPLRQQPFCVHFGKCGGCQWQHLQYEAQLRYKEASVIDTLERMGKVVIGKKDPMVGAQQNRYYRNKLEFTFSDREWLIAEDYAAKGQPPQPALGFHLPGAFDRVFDVKSCDLQPALSNRIRLAVKQYTLDNHYDYFYLRNQSGFMRNLMIRMASTGEVMVLVVFARPDQAMIDGLLHFLHLQFPEITSLQYVINQKRNDTIYDLPVITYAGADVIYECIDDLRFRISAKSFFQTNTMQAARLYACVKEYAALKGDELVYDLYTGTGSIALYLARSCRKVVGIEQVEQAIEDAKANALLNNISNVSFYVADIAKIPGQPFHLQNGVPDVVITDPPRAGMHHAVVAELLQMAPDRIVYVSCNVTTQARDLSLLNTAYSIECIRPFDLFPHTKHVENVALLQKR; encoded by the coding sequence ATGAATAACAAAGAATCCATTACAATTCAGCTGGCAGTATCCGCCTTTGCGAATGAAGGGAAGTGTATTGCGCACCACGATGGCAAGGTGGTATTCGTAAAAGGTGCCGTGCCCGGTGAATCGGTGAAAGCGCGCATCACCAAAAACAAAAAAGACTGGATGGAAGCCGACGTGGTGGAGATACTGGAACCATCGCCATTGCGGCAACAACCTTTTTGTGTGCACTTTGGGAAATGCGGAGGCTGTCAGTGGCAGCACCTGCAGTACGAAGCACAGCTCCGTTATAAAGAAGCATCGGTGATTGATACGCTGGAGCGAATGGGCAAAGTGGTGATCGGCAAAAAAGATCCGATGGTGGGAGCGCAGCAGAACCGCTATTACCGTAATAAACTGGAATTTACATTCTCCGACCGAGAATGGCTGATAGCTGAAGATTATGCCGCCAAAGGGCAACCACCGCAACCTGCTCTTGGTTTTCATCTGCCCGGCGCTTTTGACAGGGTATTTGATGTTAAATCATGCGACTTGCAACCAGCACTCAGCAACCGTATCAGGCTGGCGGTGAAGCAATACACACTCGACAATCATTATGATTATTTCTACCTGCGGAACCAAAGCGGCTTTATGCGTAACCTGATGATCAGGATGGCATCAACGGGCGAAGTAATGGTGCTGGTGGTTTTTGCACGGCCGGATCAGGCAATGATTGACGGACTCCTGCATTTTTTACACCTGCAGTTTCCGGAGATTACTTCACTGCAATATGTCATCAATCAGAAAAGGAATGATACGATCTATGATCTGCCGGTGATCACTTATGCCGGTGCCGATGTGATTTACGAATGCATCGATGACCTACGGTTCAGGATCAGCGCAAAATCCTTTTTTCAAACCAATACGATGCAGGCAGCGCGGTTATACGCCTGCGTAAAGGAATATGCCGCTTTGAAAGGAGATGAGCTGGTATATGATCTTTACACAGGCACAGGCAGCATTGCACTGTACCTGGCACGGTCTTGCAGAAAGGTGGTCGGTATAGAACAGGTTGAACAGGCCATTGAAGATGCCAAAGCAAATGCATTGCTCAACAATATCAGTAATGTATCATTTTATGTTGCAGACATTGCAAAAATTCCGGGTCAGCCATTTCATTTGCAAAATGGCGTGCCGGATGTGGTGATCACAGATCCACCAAGGGCAGGTATGCATCATGCTGTTGTAGCTGAATTGCTGCAAATGGCGCCCGATCGCATTGTTTATGTGAGTTGTAATGTAACAACACAGGCTCGTGATCTTAGTCTTTTGAATACTGCGTATTCGATTGAATGTATCCGGCCGTTTGATCTGTTCCCGCATACCAAGCATGTCGAAAATGTAGCATTGCTCCAAAAACGATAA
- a CDS encoding T9SS type A sorting domain-containing protein yields the protein MTFTATHYLRKFSYALILLIPISLCHVASSFGAIVTDLKATYRNGQVFLTWTNPAGSQFQYNIYRSTAKFTTSSQLVTSKLMGFVRDNSSQNIQLSADLPGDVYYKIEDTGLPLSSTQGLYVITCTDNLPFFYAVTVTDLTTSVESKTVTVGKNSLSAAVSETVAKPRPVFQQTVTAPGNEFKDYYTQFVNNQETALYPAMNSIGSFGFNFYLTKRGSATSYPLIVVYEGSGAAITSGAGLDGDITNCYVMGVYDWLPLPNGTSVGIGDGTYFAGYHENFNIYTDQNPIPVAGTVKMYCQRRYIEAIRWAKKYFPIDSTRVYTKGVSASGYGALLTGIFFPDEISAVYATVEPMFVKPVGSKGELYEEMWGASSSNLNSDITDPATGAPLSVYQALDARTMVNLKENFNLPLLFDVHGKKDVTITWSSKIISWFDSLESNHVGGVFYWDQRNHGGDGKNFLPDETTPDFFRYRSNKAYPAFSNCSVNQDPGNGSPSSGAKYGAINGYLDWDDSITDNICDFTINVSVKDFYVGGVLDPEQYNSCSTDITFRRMQNFNPASGQTIKWKNFDASNTKIQSGSFIYTGGLLTIQGLTVNKTGNRIELKIANCNKAGKETDEWTSPSRATFTHSAQGYSMELMSAEQGKGWIYLYDLTGRIVSRQPISFSAGINNFDIASPGNGIFLVSVQTPAWTQTVKLFF from the coding sequence ATGACTTTTACTGCTACGCACTATCTAAGAAAATTTAGTTATGCTTTAATCCTTTTAATCCCCATTTCATTATGCCATGTTGCATCATCCTTTGGCGCGATTGTTACCGACCTGAAAGCAACGTATCGCAATGGCCAGGTCTTTCTTACCTGGACCAACCCGGCGGGATCGCAGTTTCAATACAACATTTACCGGAGCACCGCCAAGTTTACAACCAGCAGTCAGCTTGTTACATCCAAGTTGATGGGATTTGTACGGGATAATTCATCGCAAAATATTCAGCTTTCGGCAGACCTGCCCGGCGATGTATATTATAAAATTGAAGATACGGGCCTGCCGCTGAGCAGCACGCAGGGCTTGTATGTGATAACCTGTACCGATAACCTGCCATTCTTTTATGCGGTAACGGTTACCGATCTTACCACATCCGTAGAGTCAAAAACGGTTACGGTGGGAAAGAACAGCCTATCTGCAGCAGTGAGCGAGACCGTAGCGAAACCAAGGCCGGTATTTCAGCAAACTGTTACTGCACCGGGCAATGAATTCAAAGACTACTACACACAATTTGTAAATAACCAGGAAACGGCGTTGTATCCTGCCATGAACAGCATCGGTTCATTTGGTTTCAATTTTTACCTGACCAAAAGAGGTAGCGCCACATCCTATCCGCTGATTGTGGTTTATGAAGGATCGGGTGCCGCCATCACATCCGGCGCAGGGCTGGATGGTGATATCACCAATTGTTATGTAATGGGCGTTTATGACTGGCTGCCGTTGCCAAACGGAACATCCGTGGGTATTGGCGACGGAACGTACTTTGCAGGCTACCATGAAAATTTCAACATCTATACGGATCAGAATCCGATTCCTGTTGCCGGCACGGTTAAGATGTATTGTCAGCGGCGGTATATAGAAGCCATCCGCTGGGCGAAGAAATATTTCCCGATTGACTCCACACGTGTTTATACAAAAGGTGTTTCCGCCAGCGGCTATGGCGCATTGCTTACGGGCATCTTTTTCCCGGATGAGATCAGTGCTGTATATGCCACGGTAGAGCCCATGTTTGTAAAACCCGTTGGCTCCAAAGGAGAATTGTATGAAGAGATGTGGGGCGCAAGCAGCAGCAACCTGAACTCCGACATAACAGATCCGGCGACAGGTGCACCCTTATCCGTATACCAGGCATTGGATGCACGCACAATGGTGAACCTCAAAGAAAATTTCAACCTGCCACTCCTGTTTGATGTGCATGGCAAAAAGGATGTAACCATCACCTGGTCGAGTAAAATTATTTCTTGGTTTGATTCCCTCGAATCGAATCACGTCGGCGGCGTTTTCTATTGGGATCAGCGCAATCATGGCGGCGACGGAAAAAATTTTCTGCCGGATGAAACCACACCCGATTTTTTCAGGTACCGCTCCAACAAAGCTTACCCGGCCTTTTCCAATTGCTCAGTGAACCAGGATCCGGGCAATGGTTCGCCATCATCGGGTGCTAAATACGGTGCTATTAATGGTTATCTCGACTGGGACGACAGCATCACCGACAATATCTGCGACTTCACCATCAATGTTTCCGTAAAGGATTTTTATGTAGGTGGTGTGCTTGATCCGGAACAATACAATTCCTGTTCAACGGATATTACGTTTCGCCGGATGCAGAATTTTAATCCGGCATCCGGGCAAACCATTAAGTGGAAAAACTTTGATGCATCAAATACCAAGATACAGAGCGGGAGTTTTATTTATACCGGCGGGCTGCTCACCATACAGGGGCTGACGGTGAACAAAACAGGCAACAGGATCGAACTGAAGATTGCAAACTGTAATAAGGCAGGAAAGGAAACCGACGAATGGACTTCACCGTCACGTGCCACATTCACGCATTCAGCTCAAGGTTATTCCATGGAGTTAATGTCGGCAGAACAGGGCAAAGGCTGGATTTACCTATACGATCTGACTGGAAGAATCGTCAGCCGCCAGCCGATCAGCTTTTCAGCGGGCATCAACAATTTTGATATTGCATCGCCCGGCAATGGTATCTTCCTGGTTAGTGTTCAGACACCTGCATGGACACAAACGGTAAAATTGTTTTTCTGA
- a CDS encoding carboxypeptidase-like regulatory domain-containing protein, which yields MSLPLKIWLFVLLLHLHACQSNSNVIQGKVTYINDTSRLEVPAGDVTVYLYQSIVQFQDHPSAFDKSATTGSSGYYSLFPLQDGPYYVYAEKLDTNGAVLYATGSSANVDGHETKILDLLLH from the coding sequence ATGTCGTTGCCATTAAAAATATGGTTGTTCGTGCTGCTGCTGCATCTGCATGCATGTCAGTCTAACAGCAATGTAATTCAGGGAAAAGTGACTTATATCAACGACACTTCACGGCTTGAGGTGCCTGCCGGCGATGTCACGGTTTATCTGTATCAGTCCATCGTGCAATTCCAGGATCATCCTTCCGCCTTTGATAAATCTGCCACAACCGGATCGTCGGGTTATTATTCATTGTTTCCCCTGCAGGACGGCCCCTATTATGTGTATGCTGAAAAACTTGATACAAATGGAGCCGTACTGTATGCCACCGGTTCATCCGCCAATGTGGACGGGCATGAGACTAAGATTCTCGATCTGCTCCTCCATTAG
- a CDS encoding CDP-alcohol phosphatidyltransferase family protein: MSQPVFVRHIPNMFTLGNLLLGCLGVLFAFNDHIFPIELKELDPSGSNLAVIFGYNNRLHLSSFMIFGAAVLDFFDGFLARLLKVHSPIGAQLDSLADAVTFGVLPTCIYYQLLGGAWQLQPDALNIPIAYQLPSLLVALCAVYRLAKFNVDERQHTGFIGLATPANALFAAALPLMVFTNAFHLAPYILNPWYLYAAIALFSWLMVAEIPMFALKPKSYGWKGNEVLLIFLAVSILLIIVLKYAGIAAVILLYIAICLAQYFFVKRKDPSIKTDY; this comes from the coding sequence ATGTCACAGCCGGTTTTTGTCCGTCACATTCCGAATATGTTCACCCTCGGCAACCTGTTGCTTGGTTGTTTGGGTGTCCTCTTTGCGTTCAACGATCACATCTTCCCGATAGAACTGAAAGAGCTCGATCCGTCGGGCAGCAACCTCGCCGTTATTTTCGGATATAATAACCGGCTTCACCTTTCATCGTTTATGATTTTTGGAGCCGCGGTACTCGATTTCTTCGATGGCTTTCTCGCACGGCTGCTGAAAGTCCATTCACCGATTGGCGCGCAGCTGGATTCACTGGCCGACGCAGTCACCTTTGGCGTGTTACCTACCTGCATCTATTATCAATTGCTGGGCGGTGCCTGGCAGCTGCAACCCGATGCATTGAATATTCCGATAGCTTACCAGTTACCATCGCTGCTGGTGGCGCTCTGTGCTGTTTACCGGCTGGCAAAATTCAATGTAGATGAAAGGCAGCATACAGGATTCATCGGCCTGGCTACACCGGCCAATGCATTGTTTGCCGCAGCTCTGCCGCTGATGGTTTTCACGAATGCCTTTCACCTGGCACCTTACATCCTGAACCCATGGTATCTGTATGCTGCCATCGCTTTATTTTCCTGGCTGATGGTAGCGGAAATACCCATGTTTGCACTGAAACCAAAATCATACGGCTGGAAGGGAAATGAAGTACTGCTGATTTTCCTGGCCGTCAGCATCTTGCTGATCATCGTATTAAAATATGCAGGCATTGCAGCGGTGATATTGCTGTATATCGCCATTTGCCTGGCACAATATTTTTTTGTGAAAAGAAAAGATCCATCGATTAAAACAGACTACTGA
- the purS gene encoding phosphoribosylformylglycinamidine synthase subunit PurS: MTYTAEIKVMPLKELLDPQGKAVLHGLNNLGMKEMGDVRIGKHIQLKIEADDANAAKTLAEAACKKLLANPVMEYFECEVHE, encoded by the coding sequence ATGACATACACTGCCGAAATAAAAGTTATGCCGCTTAAAGAATTACTCGATCCGCAAGGCAAAGCGGTGCTGCACGGATTAAATAATCTTGGTATGAAGGAAATGGGCGATGTCCGTATCGGTAAACACATTCAACTGAAGATTGAAGCAGATGATGCCAATGCAGCCAAAACGCTTGCCGAAGCAGCCTGCAAAAAACTGCTGGCGAATCCGGTGATGGAATATTTTGAATGCGAAGTGCATGAATAG
- a CDS encoding M28 family peptidase has protein sequence MNSSLVKNRYGSLPLRALQHIPLQLRCCPHWLTLIVFITVSDVTAQSSAIDYATRVIDTLTSSAMNGRGYVDSADWKAAEFIRHSLQESGLQSFHESYYQQYPLSVNVFPGALHFSVNDTVLSPGKDFLVNAASGSCRGKFATRKISLPAADTSRAAVYKLCSDLSERSNRQIFLLVPKDQFTVAQYANWQESLQTTNAFGAKGVVEYSADKLTWHASQEQLPWCWLQVKGNLPATKKTVVTVDIESKWKKNYSNQNVIGFVKGTAVPDSFLVFTAHYDHLGQMGDSTYFPGANDNASGTSMVMNLAKYYTAHPPKYSVAFMFFSGEELGLLGSQYYVHHPLFPLGNIKFLVNLDIVGTGDEGIKVVNGTEFPQPFRQLVVLNEKEQLLKVVSPRGKAANSDHYSFFEKGVPCFFIYTMGGIAAYHDVYDRAQTLPLTAYDNLFRLLTEFAGTF, from the coding sequence ATGAATAGCAGCCTGGTGAAAAACAGGTATGGCAGCCTGCCGCTTCGTGCTCTTCAGCATATACCATTGCAGCTGCGATGTTGCCCGCATTGGCTGACGCTGATTGTTTTCATTACAGTATCGGATGTAACCGCGCAGTCATCTGCCATTGATTATGCCACGAGGGTGATTGATACACTTACTTCATCCGCCATGAACGGAAGAGGTTATGTGGATTCTGCCGACTGGAAAGCTGCTGAATTTATCCGGCACTCGCTGCAGGAAAGCGGGTTGCAGTCATTTCATGAAAGCTATTACCAGCAATATCCGCTCAGTGTGAATGTTTTTCCGGGTGCCCTGCATTTTTCGGTGAATGATACGGTATTGTCGCCGGGCAAGGATTTTTTAGTGAATGCCGCTTCAGGCTCCTGCCGCGGAAAATTTGCCACAAGAAAAATCAGTTTACCGGCAGCAGATACTTCCCGCGCAGCAGTCTATAAACTGTGCAGCGATTTGTCTGAACGAAGCAACCGGCAGATTTTTTTACTTGTTCCGAAGGATCAGTTTACGGTGGCGCAGTATGCGAATTGGCAAGAGTCGCTGCAAACAACAAATGCATTCGGCGCAAAAGGTGTGGTGGAATATTCAGCGGATAAGCTCACCTGGCATGCTTCGCAGGAACAATTGCCATGGTGCTGGCTGCAGGTAAAAGGCAACCTGCCTGCAACCAAAAAAACAGTGGTAACAGTTGACATTGAAAGTAAATGGAAGAAAAACTACAGCAACCAAAATGTGATCGGGTTCGTTAAAGGAACAGCTGTGCCTGATTCCTTCCTGGTATTCACCGCACACTACGATCACCTTGGTCAGATGGGCGACAGCACCTATTTCCCCGGCGCGAATGACAATGCCAGCGGCACTTCCATGGTGATGAACCTGGCAAAATATTATACGGCGCATCCGCCGAAGTACTCAGTGGCATTTATGTTTTTCAGCGGTGAAGAACTGGGGCTGCTGGGTTCACAGTATTACGTGCATCACCCGCTTTTCCCGTTAGGTAACATTAAATTTTTAGTAAACCTTGATATTGTCGGAACAGGAGATGAAGGCATTAAAGTGGTAAACGGCACTGAATTTCCACAGCCGTTCAGGCAACTGGTTGTGCTGAATGAAAAAGAGCAACTGCTGAAAGTTGTTTCCCCGAGAGGCAAGGCCGCCAACAGTGATCACTATTCGTTTTTTGAAAAGGGAGTTCCCTGCTTTTTCATCTATACCATGGGCGGCATTGCGGCTTACCATGATGTGTATGACCGTGCGCAGACACTGCCGTTAACCGCTTATGATAACCTGTTCCGGTTGCTGACAGAATTTGCCGGCACTTTTTAA
- the rsmI gene encoding 16S rRNA (cytidine(1402)-2'-O)-methyltransferase, translating into MLYIVPTPIGNLEDMTLRAIRVLKEAQLILAEDTRKSGILLQHFAIDTKMIPYHQHNEHEVTAQLVQRLKHGEQLAMISDAGTPGISDAGYLLVRECVKENVPVTCLPGATAFVPALLVSGFPASEFLFAGFLPQKKGRQTRLKSLALEKRTIILYESPNRLDKLLEELCEFFGAHRKISVSRELTKMFEETQRGTATTLLSHYKTKPVKGEIVVVIEGAG; encoded by the coding sequence ATGCTCTATATCGTACCCACACCCATCGGCAACCTTGAAGACATGACACTGCGCGCCATCAGGGTGCTGAAGGAAGCGCAGCTGATACTGGCCGAAGACACACGCAAGTCGGGGATTTTGCTGCAGCATTTTGCAATTGACACCAAAATGATTCCCTACCATCAGCACAACGAGCATGAAGTAACGGCGCAACTGGTGCAACGCCTGAAGCATGGCGAACAACTGGCCATGATTTCCGATGCCGGCACTCCCGGCATTTCCGATGCAGGTTACCTGCTGGTGCGCGAATGTGTAAAGGAAAATGTTCCGGTCACGTGTTTGCCCGGCGCCACTGCATTTGTGCCGGCACTGCTGGTTTCGGGATTTCCTGCCAGTGAATTTCTCTTTGCCGGCTTCCTCCCGCAAAAAAAAGGAAGGCAGACAAGACTGAAATCGCTGGCTTTGGAAAAACGTACCATCATCCTCTATGAATCACCGAACCGGCTCGATAAATTGCTGGAAGAGCTGTGCGAATTTTTCGGGGCACACCGGAAAATAAGTGTATCCCGCGAACTGACTAAAATGTTTGAAGAAACACAGCGAGGCACGGCCACTACCTTGCTTTCGCATTATAAAACCAAACCGGTGAAGGGTGAGATTGTAGTGGTAATTGAAGGAGCGGGCTGA